A window of the Natrinema salifodinae genome harbors these coding sequences:
- a CDS encoding acyl-CoA thioesterase, which yields MGERPESAAADADGPAFRTVFENRVRFAETDQQGVVFYGEYFTFQDEAVSAFLRAIDYDYDRMVENGWQIHVVNSELNYRAGAEFGDVIDNELRVAEIGTSSLAFEYRARRRADDAVLADGTVTHVAVDRETEAPTRIPDAFRQAVAAFQGSLESSE from the coding sequence ATGGGAGAGCGACCCGAGAGCGCCGCGGCGGACGCCGACGGCCCCGCCTTTCGAACCGTCTTCGAGAACCGCGTTCGGTTCGCCGAGACCGACCAGCAGGGCGTCGTCTTCTACGGCGAGTACTTCACCTTTCAGGACGAGGCCGTCTCCGCGTTCCTGCGGGCGATCGACTACGACTACGACCGCATGGTCGAAAACGGCTGGCAGATCCACGTCGTCAACAGCGAACTGAACTACCGTGCCGGGGCCGAGTTCGGCGACGTCATCGACAACGAACTGCGCGTCGCCGAGATCGGCACGTCGAGTCTCGCGTTCGAGTACCGCGCCAGGCGCCGGGCCGACGACGCGGTGTTGGCCGACGGAACGGTAACTCACGTCGCGGTCGACCGCGAGACCGAGGCGCCGACTCGTATTCCCGACGCGTTTCGCCAGGCCGTCGCGGCGTTCCAAGGTAGCCTCGAGTCGAGCGAATAA
- a CDS encoding translation initiation factor IF-2 subunit alpha codes for MKYSGWPDPGELVVGKIDEIEDFGVFVDLEEYEDKRGLIHISEVASGWIKNVRDHVREGQIVVCKVLDVDEESQQIDLSLKDVNDHQRSEKIQQWKNEQKADNWMGLAFEEIDDEAYTAIANELIGAHGSLYDGFKQAAIHGEESLEDTDLDDGEIDALVETARENVSVPYVNVTGYVDLENPSPSGVDGIREALEAAEGNGEVPEEVDLEVSYVGAPEYRIEVQAPNYKTAEAELEESAQRAIAAIEGHDGSGEYHRDRRTDDE; via the coding sequence ATGAAGTACAGCGGCTGGCCCGACCCCGGCGAACTCGTCGTCGGGAAGATCGACGAGATCGAGGACTTCGGTGTCTTCGTCGATCTCGAGGAGTACGAGGACAAGCGCGGACTGATCCACATCTCGGAAGTCGCGAGCGGGTGGATCAAGAACGTCCGCGACCACGTCCGCGAGGGCCAGATCGTCGTCTGTAAGGTCCTAGACGTCGACGAGGAGTCCCAGCAGATCGACCTCTCGCTGAAAGACGTCAACGACCACCAGCGCTCGGAGAAGATCCAGCAGTGGAAAAACGAGCAGAAGGCCGACAACTGGATGGGCCTGGCCTTCGAGGAGATCGACGACGAGGCCTACACCGCGATCGCCAACGAACTGATCGGAGCCCACGGCAGCCTCTACGACGGCTTCAAGCAGGCCGCGATCCACGGCGAGGAGTCCCTCGAAGACACCGACCTCGACGACGGCGAAATCGACGCGCTCGTCGAAACCGCTCGCGAGAATGTCTCGGTACCGTACGTCAACGTCACCGGCTACGTCGACCTCGAGAACCCCTCGCCGAGCGGCGTCGACGGGATCCGCGAGGCACTCGAAGCGGCCGAGGGCAACGGCGAAGTACCCGAAGAAGTCGACCTCGAGGTCAGCTACGTCGGCGCTCCCGAGTACCGCATCGAGGTCCAGGCGCCCAACTACAAGACCGCGGAGGCCGAACTCGAGGAGAGCGCCCAGCGAGCGATCGCCGCCATCGAGGGACACGACGGCTCCGGTGAGTACCACCGCGACCGCCGCACCGACGACGAGTAA
- a CDS encoding ABC transporter ATP-binding protein, whose translation MTDTNGTTNAILDVDDLDVYYGKSHALKGVSLSIEPGEIYGVIGPNGAGKTTMLNAIAGFVDYEGMIRYDGTNLAAVNPQQIVRNGLVYCTEDRDLFPYFSVHENLLMGAQFRDDRDAVKADLAMVYDLFPRLDERREQEAETMSGGEQQMLAVGRALMSDPDLLMLDEPTLGLAPVIIEDIGRALETLQQEEGLTILLAEQNSTFALNHAERLSLIETGEIELSGTSAEFHDNEYVREAYVGVH comes from the coding sequence ATGACTGACACGAACGGAACCACGAACGCGATACTCGACGTCGATGACCTCGACGTCTACTACGGCAAGTCGCACGCACTGAAGGGCGTCTCGCTGTCGATCGAACCGGGCGAGATCTACGGCGTGATCGGTCCGAACGGGGCCGGCAAGACGACGATGCTCAACGCCATTGCCGGCTTCGTCGACTACGAGGGAATGATCCGCTACGACGGAACGAACCTCGCCGCCGTGAACCCGCAGCAAATCGTCCGGAACGGCCTCGTCTACTGCACCGAGGACCGGGATCTGTTCCCGTACTTCTCGGTCCACGAGAACCTGCTGATGGGTGCCCAGTTCCGCGACGACCGCGACGCGGTCAAAGCCGACCTCGCGATGGTCTACGACCTGTTCCCGCGGCTCGACGAGCGCCGCGAGCAGGAGGCCGAGACCATGAGCGGCGGCGAGCAACAGATGCTCGCGGTCGGCCGGGCGCTGATGAGCGACCCCGATCTGTTGATGCTCGACGAGCCGACGCTCGGGCTCGCGCCGGTCATCATCGAGGACATCGGACGGGCCCTCGAGACGCTCCAGCAAGAGGAGGGGCTGACGATCCTGCTGGCCGAGCAGAACTCGACGTTCGCCCTGAACCACGCCGAGCGGCTCTCGCTGATCGAGACCGGCGAGATCGAACTGTCCGGCACGTCCGCGGAGTTCCACGACAACGAGTACGTCCGCGAGGCGTACGTCGGGGTCCATTAA
- a CDS encoding DUF7839 domain-containing protein, which produces MVDVLDNKRAATRFRILVQIAERQPAVSQGEIAEEVGVTSQAVSEYIRELVDEGLVEKEGRSRYRVTREGVDWLFRAADDVRRFADHVTGDILGAMSEDAYIATEDIEEGETVSLSVEDGLLHATPGSEGPATGIATSDADAGTDVGVTSFEGVMDLDPGTVTVLQVPSIRTGGSRTIDDETVTDACADADLVVATGVEAVVACRGAGTEPSVTFAVGDVAADAANHGLDVTVVATTDGVGRVTDALRDGDVSYEVLEG; this is translated from the coding sequence ATGGTCGACGTCCTCGACAACAAGCGGGCCGCGACGCGGTTTCGGATCCTCGTCCAGATCGCCGAGCGCCAGCCCGCGGTCAGTCAGGGTGAGATCGCCGAGGAAGTCGGCGTGACGAGCCAGGCCGTCAGCGAGTACATCCGCGAGCTCGTCGACGAAGGCCTCGTCGAGAAGGAGGGGCGGTCGCGGTACCGCGTCACCCGCGAGGGCGTCGACTGGCTTTTCCGGGCGGCCGACGACGTCCGGCGGTTCGCCGACCACGTCACCGGAGACATCTTAGGCGCGATGAGCGAGGACGCCTACATCGCCACTGAAGACATCGAGGAGGGCGAGACCGTCTCCCTATCGGTCGAGGACGGCCTGCTCCACGCGACGCCAGGCAGCGAGGGCCCCGCGACCGGCATCGCGACGAGCGACGCCGACGCCGGCACCGACGTCGGCGTCACCAGCTTCGAGGGCGTCATGGACCTCGATCCCGGCACCGTCACCGTCCTGCAGGTCCCGTCGATCCGAACCGGCGGCAGCCGGACAATCGACGACGAGACCGTCACCGACGCCTGCGCCGACGCCGATCTGGTCGTCGCCACCGGCGTGGAGGCCGTCGTCGCCTGCCGGGGGGCGGGCACCGAGCCGTCGGTCACGTTCGCCGTCGGCGACGTCGCGGCCGACGCCGCGAATCATGGACTCGACGTGACCGTCGTCGCGACGACCGACGGCGTCGGTCGCGTCACCGACGCGCTTCGGGACGGCGACGTCTCCTACGAAGTGCTTGAGGGCTGA
- a CDS encoding nucleoside hydrolase — protein MTDSDTRRVIVDTDTAGDDTQGLLLAALSDRVSLEGVTICAGNVPFEYQVENAKYTLDLAGVADEVPVYEGARSPLLTDHEFAEYIHGEGGLGGDLFPDTGIPSADEHAVDYIVRTARENPGEITLVCIAPLTNVALALQREPDLPELLDDVWIMGGAVNTLGNVTPAAEYNFWVDPDAARLVMSELEATLVDWGVTVRDSLFGPDVFEEVEAMDTPLADFFLTVTDAVREFNAQSEHDALGADVTTQPDSLTVATLLEPDLIEESGTYYVEVDDREGPTRGYSLVDELGVTDGEPRTRVVESVDEERFERLMLDMLRHGDPHYSA, from the coding sequence ATGACAGATTCGGACACCCGACGCGTGATCGTCGATACCGACACCGCTGGCGACGACACTCAGGGACTCCTGTTAGCGGCGCTCTCCGATCGCGTCTCGCTCGAGGGCGTGACGATCTGTGCCGGGAACGTCCCCTTCGAGTACCAGGTCGAGAACGCCAAGTACACGCTCGACCTGGCGGGCGTCGCCGACGAGGTACCGGTCTACGAGGGGGCGCGGTCCCCGCTGCTCACGGACCACGAGTTCGCGGAGTATATCCACGGCGAAGGTGGTCTCGGCGGGGACCTCTTCCCCGACACGGGGATTCCCTCGGCCGACGAGCACGCGGTCGACTACATCGTCCGTACTGCTCGCGAGAACCCCGGCGAGATCACCCTCGTCTGCATCGCGCCCCTGACCAACGTCGCGCTGGCGCTCCAGCGCGAGCCCGACCTCCCCGAGTTGCTCGACGACGTCTGGATCATGGGCGGCGCGGTCAACACGCTCGGCAACGTCACGCCCGCAGCGGAGTACAACTTCTGGGTCGACCCCGACGCGGCTCGCCTGGTGATGAGCGAGCTCGAGGCGACGCTGGTCGACTGGGGTGTGACGGTCCGCGATTCGCTGTTCGGACCCGACGTCTTCGAGGAAGTCGAGGCGATGGACACCCCGCTCGCGGACTTCTTCCTGACGGTCACGGACGCCGTCCGGGAGTTCAACGCCCAATCCGAGCACGACGCCCTCGGGGCGGACGTCACGACCCAGCCGGACTCGCTGACGGTCGCGACGCTGCTCGAACCCGACCTGATCGAGGAGTCGGGCACCTACTACGTCGAGGTCGACGACCGCGAGGGGCCGACCCGCGGCTACAGCCTGGTCGACGAACTCGGCGTTACCGACGGCGAGCCGCGGACGCGGGTCGTCGAATCGGTCGACGAGGAGCGGTTCGAGCGACTGATGCTCGATATGCTCCGGCACGGAGATCCGCACTACTCGGCGTAA
- a CDS encoding DUF7344 domain-containing protein produces the protein MTLKSTDAFRVLASADRQYVLHELLERDGESTVGELSRRVALRRHRTAASSDTVTAAEVERARVRLVHIHFPQLLQQDVIEVDWADNEVTLAESDDVDVLFEAAEELDEWPPEPESKLRHSW, from the coding sequence GTGACGCTGAAATCGACCGATGCGTTCAGGGTACTCGCCAGCGCCGACCGACAGTACGTACTCCACGAGCTCCTCGAGCGAGACGGCGAGAGCACGGTCGGTGAGCTCTCGCGCAGGGTTGCTCTCCGGCGCCACCGGACCGCCGCGAGCTCCGACACCGTCACCGCCGCGGAGGTCGAACGCGCCCGAGTCCGCCTGGTCCATATTCACTTTCCGCAGTTACTCCAGCAGGACGTCATCGAAGTCGACTGGGCCGACAACGAAGTCACGCTGGCCGAGAGCGACGACGTCGACGTGCTCTTCGAGGCGGCCGAAGAGTTAGACGAGTGGCCACCGGAACCCGAGTCGAAGCTGCGACACTCGTGGTGA
- a CDS encoding branched-chain amino acid ABC transporter permease yields MSEGVQRLGRLRSTVRQTILLPSGRAAARALSPVDRALRPGADLFNRYLGSYFGEVTGLQLGLLVASLVALVSVPAWAPLLVGNYMRTLALACIWAIFAMGWDVQSGYTGYISFGHSALSAAAGYTTALLAVSLSPVPSFWVTIPVSILAALVLGLLIGLPSLRLSGPYFSLVTFVAVLLFYRLTIGFSETLGGENGFQAVEVFTWDFTERYFLMLVPMLFIAAALTFVARSNVGTVLVAIRENERAVSAAGLDPTKFKLWSFALSSITMGIGGVLLAHFGGNVDPATFVVVDRSIEMIAMAVIGGMSSVLGPIGGAFLFVLLRDEILRLWFGHSTRWVMLWLLVLLVLVFARDGLFRRIWHTVGSIGGDRK; encoded by the coding sequence ATGAGTGAAGGAGTACAACGGCTCGGACGGCTGCGCAGTACGGTTCGGCAAACGATCCTGCTCCCGAGCGGGCGGGCCGCCGCGCGCGCCCTCTCGCCGGTCGATCGAGCGCTGCGGCCAGGCGCGGACCTCTTCAATCGGTACCTCGGATCGTACTTCGGCGAGGTGACCGGGCTCCAACTGGGGCTGCTCGTCGCGTCGCTCGTCGCGCTCGTCTCCGTTCCGGCGTGGGCGCCGCTGCTCGTCGGCAACTACATGCGGACGCTCGCGCTCGCCTGCATCTGGGCGATCTTCGCGATGGGCTGGGACGTCCAGAGCGGCTACACCGGCTACATCAGCTTCGGTCACTCGGCGCTGTCGGCCGCGGCCGGCTACACGACGGCGCTGTTGGCCGTCTCCCTCAGTCCGGTGCCGAGCTTCTGGGTCACCATCCCGGTCTCGATCCTCGCGGCGCTCGTGTTGGGCCTGCTCATCGGGCTGCCCTCGCTGCGTCTGTCGGGCCCATACTTCTCGCTGGTCACGTTCGTCGCCGTGCTCCTGTTCTACCGGCTGACAATCGGGTTCAGTGAGACCCTCGGCGGCGAAAACGGGTTCCAGGCGGTCGAGGTGTTCACCTGGGACTTCACCGAGCGGTACTTCCTCATGCTCGTGCCGATGTTGTTCATCGCGGCCGCACTCACGTTCGTCGCCCGGTCGAACGTCGGGACGGTACTCGTCGCGATCCGCGAGAACGAACGCGCCGTGTCGGCGGCCGGGCTCGACCCGACGAAGTTCAAGCTTTGGTCGTTCGCGCTCAGCTCGATCACGATGGGGATCGGCGGCGTCCTGCTGGCCCACTTCGGCGGGAACGTCGACCCCGCGACCTTCGTCGTCGTCGATCGGAGCATCGAGATGATCGCGATGGCGGTCATCGGCGGCATGAGCTCCGTCCTCGGCCCGATCGGCGGCGCGTTCCTCTTCGTGCTGTTGCGCGACGAGATCCTCCGGCTGTGGTTCGGCCACTCGACGCGCTGGGTCATGCTCTGGCTGCTGGTCCTGCTCGTCCTCGTGTTCGCCCGTGACGGGCTCTTCCGCCGGATCTGGCACACCGTCGGCTCGATCGGGGGTGATCGCAAGTGA
- a CDS encoding metallophosphoesterase, whose product MTETDTDVDVPFTVLDRAVSFPASETLVLADVHLGKAAASNVDAPIDDGANVRERLATLLEATDPETVVVAGDLLHSFSDVPRGAEQDLDRLVGTVDGAGADLIVTPGNHDAMLDGVFAGETSSEYRLADGETVVCHGHERPSATAERYVVGHDHPALSIEGRKRPCVLYGPDVYEGAAVLVLPAFTRLAAGATVNGMRGRDFQSPLVRSADSFYPAVRDADRGETLWFPPLGECRRLL is encoded by the coding sequence ATGACTGAAACCGATACCGACGTCGACGTCCCGTTCACCGTTCTCGACCGCGCCGTCTCCTTCCCCGCATCCGAGACGCTTGTCCTCGCCGACGTCCACCTCGGCAAGGCCGCCGCCTCGAACGTGGATGCCCCGATCGACGACGGGGCCAACGTCCGCGAGCGCCTGGCGACCCTCCTCGAGGCGACCGATCCGGAGACGGTCGTCGTCGCGGGGGACCTGCTACACTCGTTCTCGGATGTCCCCCGCGGCGCCGAACAGGACCTCGATCGACTCGTCGGGACCGTCGACGGGGCCGGCGCCGACCTGATCGTCACGCCCGGCAACCACGACGCGATGCTCGACGGCGTGTTTGCGGGCGAGACGTCGTCGGAGTACCGCCTGGCCGACGGCGAGACGGTGGTCTGTCACGGCCACGAACGGCCGTCGGCGACGGCCGAGCGGTACGTCGTCGGTCACGACCACCCGGCGCTGTCGATCGAGGGCCGCAAGCGCCCGTGCGTTCTCTACGGCCCCGACGTCTACGAGGGCGCGGCCGTGCTCGTGCTGCCAGCGTTCACTCGCCTGGCGGCGGGCGCGACGGTCAACGGGATGCGCGGCCGGGACTTCCAGTCGCCGCTGGTCCGGAGCGCCGACTCGTTCTATCCCGCCGTCAGGGACGCTGACCGCGGCGAGACGTTGTGGTTCCCGCCGTTAGGGGAGTGTCGGCGGTTGCTGTAG
- the artA gene encoding archaeosortase A, with protein MPALPATTASETSTAVVDLVSTGAASASVSPSAGLLSMSIGSIPLSDSLAWIAIGAFVVAIVLQWRDAATPARYLAAGAWVVFGGFWLTMFPHYYFEVKSPLQSLLTLAALPLCAYTGYLLARGRESLLLLTKAVACMGLIYLPVETIPVVRTWLIETTAAQTHFGMELLGHSPGLTEGANGYVSKFDFDPNETVTGRTTYIITACTGIGSMAIFGGLIAAVKAPLKRKATAFAIAIGVIWFLNLVRNVFIGLASPWGWFQQDVFVYVATEFMGAPADRTSYIVAHNFIAQSLSIVALLGITYLVVRILPEVFDPLEEVLFILTGTEYDLADAFGADAAVRPDGGSESGSAPDPEPNDD; from the coding sequence ATGCCGGCCCTACCAGCGACGACCGCCTCGGAAACGAGTACGGCGGTCGTCGACCTCGTGTCGACGGGAGCCGCGTCCGCGTCCGTGTCTCCGTCCGCGGGTCTCCTCTCGATGAGTATCGGTTCGATCCCGCTCTCGGATTCGCTCGCCTGGATCGCGATCGGCGCGTTCGTCGTCGCGATCGTTCTCCAGTGGCGCGACGCCGCTACCCCGGCACGCTATCTCGCCGCAGGAGCCTGGGTCGTCTTCGGGGGCTTCTGGCTCACGATGTTCCCCCACTACTATTTCGAGGTCAAGAGCCCCCTCCAATCGCTGCTGACGCTAGCGGCGCTTCCGCTGTGTGCGTACACCGGCTACCTGCTCGCCAGGGGCCGCGAGTCGCTGCTCCTGCTCACGAAGGCCGTCGCGTGCATGGGCCTGATCTACCTGCCGGTCGAGACGATTCCGGTCGTCCGCACCTGGCTGATCGAGACGACCGCCGCCCAGACGCACTTCGGGATGGAGCTGCTGGGCCACAGCCCCGGTCTCACGGAGGGAGCGAACGGCTACGTGAGCAAGTTCGACTTCGATCCGAACGAGACGGTCACCGGCCGGACGACCTACATCATCACGGCCTGTACCGGCATCGGCAGCATGGCCATCTTCGGCGGGCTCATCGCCGCGGTCAAGGCCCCGCTGAAGCGGAAGGCCACCGCCTTCGCCATCGCCATCGGAGTCATCTGGTTTCTCAACCTCGTCCGGAACGTCTTCATCGGCCTGGCCTCGCCGTGGGGCTGGTTCCAGCAGGACGTCTTCGTCTACGTCGCCACGGAGTTCATGGGTGCGCCCGCCGACCGGACCTCCTACATCGTCGCCCACAACTTCATCGCGCAGTCGCTGTCGATCGTCGCCCTGCTGGGCATCACCTACCTCGTGGTCCGCATCCTCCCCGAAGTATTCGATCCCTTAGAGGAGGTCCTGTTCATCCTGACGGGGACGGAGTACGACCTGGCGGACGCGTTCGGCGCGGACGCGGCGGTCCGGCCCGACGGCGGCTCCGAGTCCGGATCCGCCCCCGATCCGGAACCGAACGATGACTGA
- a CDS encoding proteasome assembly chaperone family protein yields the protein MDELEIDAVAEVELDDPVLVEGLPGVGHVGNLAVEHLLEELEGESTLVRRIYSREFPPQVSVEDGVSELTCAEIHAVDTAEGRDLLLLTGDHQAQSNAGHYVLTDAFLDIAEEFGASEVYALGGVPTGELIEEYAVVGAVNDDSLLDELEDAGVEFREDEPAGGIVGVSGLLLGLGERRGIEASCLMGETSGYLVDPKSARAVLEVLEEVLEFELDYESLDERADEMEEVIGKIQEMEQQQQMDVPTDDDLRYIG from the coding sequence ATGGACGAACTCGAGATCGACGCAGTCGCCGAGGTCGAACTGGACGACCCCGTCCTCGTCGAGGGGTTGCCAGGAGTTGGACACGTCGGCAACCTCGCCGTCGAGCACCTGCTCGAGGAACTCGAGGGCGAAAGTACGCTCGTGCGCCGGATTTACTCCCGGGAGTTCCCGCCGCAGGTCAGCGTCGAGGACGGCGTCTCGGAACTGACCTGCGCCGAGATTCACGCCGTCGACACGGCCGAGGGTCGCGACCTCCTCTTACTGACCGGCGACCACCAGGCCCAGAGCAACGCCGGTCACTACGTGCTGACCGATGCCTTCCTCGACATCGCCGAGGAATTCGGCGCGAGCGAGGTGTACGCGCTCGGCGGCGTTCCGACGGGCGAACTCATCGAGGAGTACGCCGTCGTCGGCGCCGTCAACGACGACTCCCTGCTCGACGAACTCGAGGATGCGGGCGTCGAGTTCCGTGAGGACGAACCCGCCGGCGGCATCGTTGGCGTCTCCGGGCTCCTGCTGGGCCTCGGCGAACGGCGGGGCATCGAGGCCTCGTGTCTAATGGGCGAGACCAGCGGCTACCTCGTCGACCCGAAGAGCGCCCGCGCGGTGCTCGAGGTCCTCGAAGAGGTGCTCGAGTTCGAACTCGACTACGAATCCTTAGACGAGCGGGCCGACGAGATGGAAGAAGTCATCGGGAAGATCCAGGAGATGGAACAGCAACAGCAGATGGACGTTCCGACCGACGACGACCTGCGCTATATCGGCTGA
- a CDS encoding ABC transporter ATP-binding protein: MSLLEVDGLTKTFGGLIAVDDFSLSVERGEIVGLIGPNGSGKSTVFNCIMGLYDVTDGTVRFDGEDITDDATHEVVNKGLSRVSQESNPIDSMSVAGNIELFTLPNSIVSFHGGASEAEIREYAARIDIEDELDQMPGELPHADVRRLEIAKALATEPELLLLDEPFAGMNQAEIAELSAQIERFREEGMTMVVVDHNMGGLMDLVDRVVVLNNGDFLAAGTPEEIAENQRVQEAYLAGEGL; this comes from the coding sequence GTGAGCCTCCTCGAGGTCGACGGCCTCACGAAGACGTTCGGCGGCCTGATCGCCGTCGACGACTTCTCGCTGTCGGTCGAGCGCGGCGAGATCGTCGGCCTGATCGGCCCGAACGGGTCGGGGAAGTCCACGGTGTTCAACTGCATCATGGGCCTCTACGACGTCACCGACGGGACGGTCCGGTTCGACGGCGAGGACATCACCGACGACGCGACCCACGAAGTGGTCAACAAGGGCCTCTCGCGGGTCTCCCAGGAGTCGAACCCGATCGACTCGATGTCGGTCGCCGGCAACATCGAGCTGTTCACGCTGCCGAACAGCATCGTCTCGTTCCACGGCGGCGCGAGCGAGGCGGAGATCCGCGAGTACGCCGCGCGCATCGACATCGAAGACGAACTCGACCAGATGCCCGGCGAGTTACCTCACGCCGACGTCCGCCGGCTCGAGATCGCCAAGGCCCTGGCGACCGAGCCCGAGCTGCTGTTGCTCGACGAGCCGTTCGCCGGGATGAACCAGGCGGAGATCGCCGAGCTGTCGGCGCAGATCGAGCGCTTCCGCGAGGAGGGAATGACGATGGTCGTGGTCGACCACAACATGGGCGGGCTGATGGATCTGGTCGACCGGGTCGTCGTGCTCAACAACGGGGACTTCCTCGCGGCGGGGACCCCCGAAGAGATCGCCGAGAACCAGCGAGTCCAGGAGGCCTACCTCGCCGGGGAGGGACTGTAA
- a CDS encoding RNA-protein complex protein Nop10 — protein MKSDIRVCSAWREVHDRPVYSLTETCPECGADAENSAPAPFDPADPHGEYRRALKRRRR, from the coding sequence ATGAAGTCGGATATTCGAGTCTGTTCGGCGTGGCGCGAGGTCCACGACCGTCCGGTGTATTCCCTTACTGAGACCTGCCCCGAGTGCGGCGCCGACGCGGAAAACAGCGCGCCCGCACCGTTCGATCCGGCGGATCCTCACGGGGAGTACCGACGCGCTCTTAAACGTCGCCGCCGCTGA